The Populus trichocarpa isolate Nisqually-1 chromosome 18, P.trichocarpa_v4.1, whole genome shotgun sequence genomic interval aaaatatatatatattatatatatattttttttacatcagaatattaaatttcataatgcAATTTCGAACGTTTCCAAACATAACTTGGCTCATAACCCAATCCCAATCTAGTTTATGAGTTTGACAGGCTGATGAGTCTGACAGGTTGATGAGGTCAATTTCCATCTAATTCCGAATTTATTCTAGATCCCAAACCAAACAGTCCTAGTTTGCTTGACTAGGATGATGGTTTTACTTTACAACAAAGATGTCTAGTTTGCTTAAACAAGATTTCCTTGTAAAATGATACCGAtaatctgaatatttcaagacaCAGCATAAAATGTGCTGGTGTCTCTAAGTTGCAAGAACAAGATTGGTCCCCAAGCaaacaatattataaattaataacttgttAGATTTCCTTTCAATTCCTTTTGCAGTGTTCGTGACATTTGCCGGATGTTTCCAGCATAACTAACTATTAAGTAGAAGCAATATTCTATTAGTCAAGTGGTAGAACATTGCTATTACAACCTTTGACGTGTGGCTCATGGTACGCACAAATGATCCCTTCATAAGCTTTGACCATAacctttcaaaaaaacaaaaaaaaaaaaaccctcatttGAAAGGTTGATCGACTTTGACTTGGAGGAATGGTaggttttgatttatataaacCCTATTTTATTCATGGAATGGTTGGTTTTGATTAATCCAAATACCAACTTTAACTTGTTATTATCTTGgctttaaattttagaaaaggtcatggaaacaaaaattcttataaatatatcaattcaaatacaatgatatatttcattgtCAAATAAGTATGCGTGTAATATAATATTGTGGTGCAGGGTATTTTTCAGAGatatttgtaataaaatatattaaaataatttatttttaatattattatattttttaaagttaaatatatttttaaaacaaactcaaatataaatttaaacgtAAAAATAAGTAGTAGCTTGTGGAAAATCGGTGACAGCATTGTGGAAAATTTGGAGCAGGCCAGCCAAGAAACACGTTGTAGCTTGCAAGTCAAGATTCTTTGCTTAGAAAATTGATGTGATCAAATCATCGAAGTTTAAAGGCCAAGCTGTGATTGCTGGTGGCTGGTTGCTGGTTGCAGGGACACTGCAGAGCCAGAGTGTCAATAATCACAGATGGTGGTGGGGACTGGCGACATGAAATGAAAGCTAAGCAGTCATGTGGCCatcttcttgattaattttttccaGCACAAGTCTTGGTCAATGATTATTCATTAGGATCTTCCTCCAAGCAAAAGCATCTCACTAACctcattaaatttcaaatgattATGTGAGAATTGTGATATTCACGACAAATTAAGGTGATTATTCTGTTAGGGATTAAGTTGTCTTTACagtaaaatagaaggaaaaaaaaaatcaattaaggattttatcttaaaaaaacataacagagcaagttattttttatacagtagccaaatattttatattacctCTTCTTGGTATTGTCtagcactttaaaaagtaaGGATTCAAATCGTGTTAGAGGGTATTTGAAAGTATAGTTATGGTtgtgttttaaagtgttttttatttaaaatatattaaaataatattttttttattttttaaaaaattatttttgatatcagtttatcaaaatgatctaaaaatactaaaaaaatattaattttatataaaataaaataaaattaaaaattaaaggaacatAATTTGTATCGTGTTTCCAAACGATACATTTACCTTACAAAAAGGACTAGCTTTTTATCATTAAACCCGACTCTTAttggtattttattatttaataattttgataaaagtaactgataaaaatatgtaataaaaattaaataaaatatacatgattaatattaaaaaataaaataaaatgacattttaaatataaataaaatattaaagagacAAAAAACCATCATTAACCCATTTTGATTATGCAAGAGAACTTTCATTGCGATCCGACAACAAAAGACATCCCActcaagagaagaaaagaacataaacgACAACGCGTTTGATCTCCTCTGCTTAAACTGAAAATCATAGGCTAAAAACAACAACGTTAATCAAACTCCGACAACTTCTCCTGAGAGACTGGATTTTTTTCGGTAATTCTACTGCTTCTATCTTATCTTCCTTTTCTTAAGATTTCAAATCATGgggctttggtttttttttcttttcttatgtttcATTTCCAATGAAACCAAGGTTGTTTTGTATCCGATTGTGTACAATAATTTACCATATTAGCACTGTAACGCATCAACCCAGCTCCCaaaatttgtaaatttgatgtcttttttctaattgttttcaGGGCTGCGGTTATCTGGCTGAAATATTGCAAAGCTTGAATCTTTGAGCTTTGGAATTGAAAATGGTATGTGGATCAAATCTGCAaatctagttttttctttagttttcatctttgtattttcatttgcgcaaaatgatataaattgtTGGTTGATCATGTGAGATTTATATACACTATTGGGATAGGATAggcatttttaattgaaatcacAAGAGTAGATATGTTAAAGTTTGTGTCTTTAGTCACTTAATGGGAAAAACTTGGTTAACATcgtaattgggttttttttaaataataaatatatttaggttcttggatttttcttttttgctctaATTATACCATGTGGTTATGTTTGGTGATAGCAGCAATGTGAATTAAATTCCTGTTtatagatgaaatttgaaagatgGTTTTTCATGGCTAGGTTCATCACTCTAGTTTTGTGGATGAGGAGGGAGTAAGAAAAGCTTGCGGCTGCCCTTTGCTTCCATTAAAAAGTCATATAAAGGGTCCTGCTCCAGTTTCGGATCAAGGTTATAAACACAtgcattataatttattttgatgatcgAATAATTGTTAGAGTATtgtctttatgttttttcttaccTTGATTGTGTGGAAATTGTTAAGTGTTTTATGCAGATAGAACTGATATAGTTGATGAGGCAATCACATTTTTTCGCGCCAATGTTTTCTTTAGAAATTTTGATATTCAGAGCCCAGCTGATAAGCTCCTTATTTACTTAACATTCTACATCAATGTGGCTTTGAAGAGGCTTGAGGGTTGCAGAACTTTGGCTGAAGGAACGAAAGCAattattaacttgggtttgGAGAAGGTTCCTGTTCCTGGAGAGTCTGGCTTTCCTTTCCCAGGCCTTTTTGCTGATCCTCAATCTCAGAAGGAAGCAGGTAAagtttcttttatgatttttttccctgGAGTTAAATTAGTGTAACAGATTTTATGTCATGAGCAATGTTTACTTAGTCATGTTTGTAAAGTATATGAACCAAGTTTAGATAACCTAAACAGTCCATAAGCAAATTTATTCTCTTGCTTCATCTTAACTATATCAACGAAGCAGTAAAACACACTAGCAGTGTCTTCAAACTAAATTATGTTCAACCTATAGACTTAACCAAAAACCATAGAGTTATGCTTCAATAAATTTGGTACTTAACTTTAGTCTGATGTTTATCAAGTGACTTCCATAATCATGCTAGCACTTTGAATTAATGTCTTGTCTCAGTGTGTGACTGAATCATAGAGATCATGAGATTAGTGCCATTTACATTATCAGCTATCAGTGAGATATGGGCTTTACTGCCATTGCTGTTTACTATTATTCCTCGCTACCGTGCTTCTGCTGATGAAAAATTTGTGTGACAGACATTGTTATCCACATTCCAAACCATGTAGATTTTGTCATTTTCCTCTCATAGTCTTCATGTTTGTTTGGGAGATAATCTTTGTCATGGCTTTATTTTCTATTGAAGAGTTCTGTCATACCAGGGAAGTTCAATACCCTTGAGCCTGATGATATTGTATTATTCCTATGGTATTAGCTATAATTTCTGAGTTGAGATATCGTGTAGAAATAGCATTCAATAGTAGTTTCAGTAGGCTGCAAGTTCTCCTGCTATAACTGTTCTACTGAATTGTTGATTTCAGCCCATAATTCTGAAACGTTGGATCTGTTAAGTTCTTCGGTTGGACTGTGATTTTGACTGCCTTGCTGTTTTTGTTCCAAacctttgtttatttatacctTTTAATTCTTGAACTGCAGAGCTATTCAGAAATTATCTTAAACAGATAAGGGAAGAAACTAGCGGGAGACTATTGAGTGTTGCATACAGACCCAATGGGACTCCAAACAAATGGTGGTTGGCCTTTGCCAAGAGGAAATTCATGAATGTCGTCGCtctttgaatattttgtttatatattccACCAAAGGTGACAAATAGAAGCCTTGTAACAAATTGCGAATATCctttttttaccaagttaaatACGAACATCAATGCCTTCAAAAACCAGGCATCAGACATGTTTGGTGTGCTAATAACTGATATTACTGTATACTTGTAAAATGAAGTTTCTATTTGtaatatcttcaaaaacaaTTGATGAATGTACTATCGTCATTTTCTGAAAGGAAGAGAAGGAATGCAAATAATAGGTGTTTATTGGTTCAAGAATTGACTTGCGTCCATCTTATGGATATTTACATGGTGAAGATGATAAATTTGTGGCATGATTGCTACACTCTTACATCTCATGCTTGCATCATTTACATAATTGCTTTCTCACAGTTCAGCTTTTTTAATTCTTCATCAGAAGGAAGCGATAATGCTTTCTGCAGTTGAGTTTCTAATGGTGagtattgaaaatttatatacCTATATTTCAGCCGTAGACTTCTTATTTCTCGCATTAAAAAATAACGTTGCTTCACTTGAGACATCTTCAATGAAAGGgggagaaaaaacaagaagacgACGAAGGAATCAATCCAAATGTGGTAGATTTTTCCTTTTGCAACATGCAAAAAGATGTGAACTACCAAGGTGATGAGCCCCTCAATTTGGCAAAAGCAACATTTATGTAAGCATGACTAGGTTTTCAGTAGTTGTTGCACCTGCACCAATTATGGCATGGGAAACTAGGTAGCCCCTTCCCATAGGCAGGCCAGGGCCTTACAGACCACGACTTAAAGTCTAAAAACTGTCCCTTTCAATCTGGTGGCCGTGAACTAGATCAAACCACTCTTTTTCCTCATATCCAGCGGCCCCAAATTTTATGAACAATATTCGAAATCTTAGAAGTTAGAACCATTTCAAGGCATTTTGATACGCCATTAGGGCTAAGGTATTTCAAGGCCAATTTCTTCCGATTTCTCTATGATCACGTGAGAAGCCAACCCATCATACCTTGTACTTCAGATATGCCACTGTAACAGACCTCTTTCATTAGAGGCAGGTCTCTTGTTTCTGTCCAGTTTCGTCATATCACCTTTTCTACTGGTGGGGCAAGCAACAAGAAAACATGAAGACAAACCTCCCCAGTTTTTACCAGAAGTAGAAAGACCAAACATGTGGGGATACAGAGTTGCTGTAAAAGGGAAGAAAATGATTGCTTTTATTGAATGTTAGAAAGATGTCTCGTTTCCATGCTCATTTGTGCTTGACTTAATCACTTTGCTCATAAATCCCGTGCTTGAATAATTAAACTAGGGTGACCACATCATTGAGCTGCTTGGTTGCCTGTCAAGCtactctttatttcttttgagaCATTGCCTTGGTTTCTGCAAAACTATCAAGC includes:
- the LOC18111075 gene encoding actin-related protein 2/3 complex subunit 3, whose protein sequence is MVHHSSFVDEEGVRKACGCPLLPLKSHIKGPAPVSDQDRTDIVDEAITFFRANVFFRNFDIQSPADKLLIYLTFYINVALKRLEGCRTLAEGTKAIINLGLEKVPVPGESGFPFPGLFADPQSQKEAELFRNYLKQIREETSGRLLSVAYRPNGTPNKWWLAFAKRKFMNVVAL